DNA sequence from the Streptomyces sp. NBC_01497 genome:
GGACGACGTGGTACGTGTCGACCCCGGCCGAGGCAGGCCGGCTGGCCAGCCGCAGCATGATCTCGGCCGCGTCCTCGACCGGCATCAGGTTCAGATGACCGTGCGGGTGTCCCACCAGCCGCATCCGGGGGCGGTGGCCCCCGGGGGCGCCGTCGCCGTCGAGACCGGCGGTGCGCATCGAGTCGCGCAGGATCCGCTCGATGACCTGAAGGGGGTGCGCGGGCAGGTCCGGGTGCGCGGGCAGGTCCGTGACCAGGATGCTCGGCCGCACCACCACGACCGGGCGGCCGTGTTCCCGTGACCACGCGCGCACCAGCCGCTCCGCCTCGTACTTGGATCGCTCGTAGGCGTTCTCGAAGCCGTACGTGTCGTCCAGCTCGTCCTCGTACGCGACACCCTCACGCCGTGCCCCGGCCACGAAGGAGGTGCTGACGTGGCGGATCAGGGGGCGTCGGCGCCCAGCGGCGGCCAACTCCAGTACGTGCCGGGTCCCTTCGACGTTGATGCGGCGCAGCTGTGCCAGATCCCCTTCGAGGTTGATGCTTCCCGCGCTGTGCCAGATCGCGTCGATCCCGTCGGCCAGTTCCTGGAAGTCGTCCCCGGACAGCCCCAGTCGCGGCTGCTCCAGTTCGATCTCCACCACGCGGAGCCGGCCGGGGAGCGATGCGATCAGGGCGTCCTCTGTGCCGGACAGTTCGAGGAACCGCGTGATGCGGTGCCGGGCATCGCCGGAGCCCGCGTGGGTCAGGACCGTCAACGACGCTTGTGTCGCGAGTAGCCGGCGCAGGAGGCGGAGCCCGAGGAACCCGGTGGCGCCGGTGAGGGCGACGTGCACGACCATGACTCCAAGGGCCTGGAAGAGGACAGGGACGCACACGGTGGTGCGGACGGCCGGCGGCCGACAGGGTCCGTCCCGCTCACGCGGGGCGAGCCGGTTGCCCCTCGTCCCCGGGCGTGCCCGGGCCCGGGGTTCACCGACTCAAGAGGAACAGTGGCAGTCGATGAGGGGAGACGGGGAGCCCCTGCCCCCGCAGCTCACCCGAACGGTGTACTCCGGGCGGGTGCCCGGCTGACGTCCTGTGGCGCGTGTGACAGCAACGGCCGGTGCGTACAGGCTCGATGACACGGGCGCCGGCTGCAGCGAGGTCCAGAGCTCCGTCATCATTTCGGGTGAGCCGGCGGACGCTGCCCCGGGAGGTGGTTCTGGCGGCTCGGGGGCGGGCTGACGAGCGGCGCACGCCGGACGGCTTCGCCGTGGCGCCACTGGCGGGCCGGCGGACCGCGTGCGGGAGCGGCTGCGGGGCGGGCGGGTGCCCCGATATAACCCTGCGGGTACGAGACGACCGCGGGTGGACGGCGTGGTACGAGCCGGGCCGGCCCCTCGGTGCCGCGCGCCCCGACCGGCTGCCCCCGTCCGTTCGCGTGCACGCCGACGAGAACTGGAGCCTTCATGACCGTGCCTGCTCAGCCCGTTCCGTCCGTCCGTCACCGCACACACTCCGTGGACCGCGCGTTCCTCAACCTGGAACGGACACATCCGCACGTCCGCTGGGACGCCGGCGGGGTGGCGTATCTGAGCGGCCCCCCGCCGAGCCTGGCGGATCTGCGCGCGTACGTGGACCTGTGCCTGCCCGGACTCCCCATGTTCACCACCCGTGTGGAGGGCGCCCCCCGGCGCTCCTGGTGGCTGCCGGACGCCGACTTCACCGTGGAACGGCATGTCCACGAAGCGGTCGCGGACGGACCGGCCCAGTGGGAGTCCGCCATGGACACGGCGCTCAACGCGCCCTTCTCGCCCGGCGCCCGGTGGGGGATCTGGCTCGTCCACGGCCACTCGCCCGACACGTACGCGGTCTGCTACCGGTTCCAGCACGCCTGCCAGGACGGATCGGCCGCGGCGCTCGCTTTCCGGACCCTGCTGGGCGAAGGCGAACCGTCCTTGCGCCCCGCGCTGCGGTCCGGCCGCCGCGCCGACCTGCCGCGGCGCGCGGGGCTCGCCATCGGCCTGGCCGCGAAGTTCGGGCTCGCCGCCCTCACCACACGCCGTCGCGGACCGGCCGAGCCGTACACGCCGACGGGCGTCAGGCGAGTGCTGCGGGGCCGTGTACCGCTGGAGAGTCTGCGGCGGATCGGCGGGGCGGGGGGCGGATCGGCTCACGACGCCCATCTCGCGGCGCTCGCCGGGGCGTTGTCCTGCTGGTCGGCGCGGTCCGGGGTGCCGCTGCCGCGGATCTCGGCGCTGATGCCCGTCGACGCCCGGCGGCCGGACGACGAACAGACCTGGGGCAACCGCTGTTTCGCCCTGCCGGTGGAACTGCCGGTGGACCCCGCTCCCGGCCGTCCCGGGGGGCCCTCGCAGGCCGACCTGCCGCTGTGGCGGCTGGAGCGTGTGATGGCGGCGACCGCGAGGCTGAGACGCGAGCCGTGGCGACAGGCCATCCAGGACCTGGTCAGGTTCATGCCCGATCGTCCGACCGAGTGGTACATGCGGGGGGTCTTCTCGTCACGGGTGACCGACATCCTGGCGACATCGATGCCGCTGGCCGACGAGGCGGGTCTGGGCGCGACCCGGGTGACCGGGACGGTCCTGCTCCCCCTTCTCCTGCCCGGACACCTCTTCGGAGTGGGCCTGTCGTTCTTCGGCAGCTGGGCCGAGGTGTCCTTCATGACCGACAGCGGCCTCCCCCTGGCGCAGCGGCTGCCGGGCCTGTGGGAACAGGCCGTGGCGGAACTGGATGAGGCCTCGGCGCGCGCCGCGTGAGCGCGGCGGGCGGTGCGGCGTACGCCCGGGAGCCCCTTCCTGAGTCGTTTCGGGCAGTCACCCCGTGCCCCGCCACCTGGTCCGGCTGCGATCGGCACACGCGGGTGGGGAAGCCCCCGGCCGGGGTGGGCGGGCCCGGGCGGGCCGTCGCCCGGGTGGAAGCGGGTGGTGCGGGCGAAGGGGCTTGAGGCCCCTCGTCCGCACCACCGTGAGATCTTCTCGCCGGCGCCGGCCATCGAAGACGGGCGCAACCCCCGGGGCGGGACGGCCCTGGACGGCACTGGCGGGGCGGCACCGGCGGGGCGGCACCGGCAGGGCGGCACCGGCGGGGCGGCACCGGCAGGGCGGCACCGGCGGGGCGGCACCGGCAGGGCGGCACCGGCGAGGTGGCACCACCTCGCCGCCGCGCGCCGGGACCTCCAACAGGCGGAGATTCCCGGCAAGTCGGCCGCCGAGGCGCTGTCCTCGCCCGTCGCGGGCGCAGTCCGGCCCTGCTTGTTCAAAGCCGTTCCCATGTCGCCGCACACTCATTGACGCTGCGCACCCACGGTGATTCACTTCGTGTCTGAGAGCGCTCTCTCGCGGTTGGGGACCAGCCGCGGTCCCCTCCATCCACCATGTTCAGGGAGAGCCGTGTCCGTGATTCCCACTCGCCGTTCCATGCTCCGCGGGGCTGCAGTCGCCGCCGCGGCGCCGCTGGTCGGCGGCGTCCTCGCCGGGTCAGCCTCCGCGTCGCCCGTGTCCACCGGTTCCGGGCACGGCAGCGCCGCCGGCCTCGGTCCGAACGTCCTGGTCTTCGACCCGTCGATGGGCGACGCGGCGATCCAGGCCCGGGTGGACGCCGTGTTCGCCACCCAGCAGTCCAACCAGTTCGGCAGCGAACGGTACGCCCTGGCCTTCCTGCCGGGTACGTACAAGGTCGATGTCAACGTCGGCTTCTACACCCACGTCCTCGGCCTCGGTCAGAACCCCGGCGACGTCGTGATCAACGGCCATGTCACGGTCGACGCCCAGTGGCTTGAGGGGAACGGGACACAGAACTTCTGGCGCACCGCCGAGAACCTGACCATCGTGCCGCCCGACGGGCTGGAGCGCTGGGCGGTCGCCCAGGCGGGGCCGATGCGCCGCGTCCACATCAAGGGGAACATGACCCTGTGGCCGAGTCCGCCCGGCAACCAGTGGTCCAGCGGGGGATTCCTGGCCGACAGCGTGGTGGACGGGCAGGTGGAATCGGGTTCGCAGCAGCAGTGGCTGTCGCGCAACGACACCTTCGGCAGCTGGACCGGCTCCAACTGGAACATGGTGTTCGTCGGTGTGCAGGGCGCCCCCGCCCAGTCGTTCCCCACCCCTCCGTACACCACGGTCGACCGCACCCCGGTGGTGCGGGAGAAGCCGTTCCTCACCGCTGACCGCCACGGCGACTACCAGGTGTTCGTGCCCGCGCTGCGCCGGGAGAGCACCGGCACGAGCTGGGCCCGCGGAAGGGCGGAGGGGCGCAGCGTCCCGCTGTCCCAGTTCCACGTGGCCAGACCGGGCGACTCGGTCGCCGCCATCAACCTGGCCCTCGCCCTGGGCAAGCACCTTCTCATCACGCCGGGTGTCTACTCGCTCGCATCGCCCCTGCGGGTCGTCCGTCCCGGCACCGTGGTCCTGGGCCTGGGCCTTGCCACATTGCGCTCCACGCACGGCAACACCGTCATGGAGGTCGCCGACGTCCCCGGTGTCAGCGTCGCCGGTGTGCTCTTCGAGGCGGGCTCGGCCCACACCCCCGTGCTGCTGCGCGTCGGCCACGGGCCCAGCCTGTTCCGTCACACCACCGACCCCACCGCGCTGTTCGATGTGTACGCGCGGATCGGCGGCGCCGTGCCCGGCGGCGCGGACATCAGCGTCCAGATCGACAGCAACGACGTGATCTGCGACAACCTCTGGCTCTGGCGTGCCGACCACGGCCTCGACGACACCGTGGGCTGGGCGGTCAACCCGGCCGGCACCGGCATCGTCGTGAACGGGGACCACGTCACCGCGTACGCGCTTGCCGTCGAGCACTACCAGAACTACGAGGTGCTCTGGCAGGGCGAGCACGGCAACACGTACTTCTTCCAGAACGAGCACCCCTACGATGTCCCGACCCAGTCGGCCTGGCGCCACGGCTCCACCCTGGGCTACGCCGCCTACAAGGTCGCCGACCGCGTCAGGAACCACCACGCCTGGGGTCTTGGCAGCTACTGCTTCTTCAACCTCAACGCGGACATCTACACCGACCGGGCCTACGAGCTCCCCGACACGCCCGGCGTCGTCTTCACGGACCTGATGACCGTCTGCCTCAACGGCGCGGGCGGGGGAGGCATCCTGCACTGCGTCAACAACACCGGTGACCCGGTCCAGAACGGTTTCGGCACGTACAACATGACGTCGTACTCCGACGGCACCGGGAGCGTGTGAGCGAACTCGTCGGCTGTGAGCCGGAGTCAGGGGAGGGCGGTCGCCGGGGGGCGACCGCCCTCCCCGCTCTGTGCGCGGGGTGCCTCAGGCATCGAACTTGCGGTAGGTGGGGTCGAGGTCGCGGATCTCGACGGAGGCGTGCAGGGCCGTGCCGCCGTCGGTCTTCACGTGCCGGCGCACCTGCTCCAGCAACGTGTCGGCCAGGCGGGTCCGCGTCTCCTCGGTGCGACCGGCGAGCAGTCCGACCGTGACGTGGACGACCGCGTGGCCGTCGGTGTCGTGGCCGACGACCGTGATGGGGCAGGGACGGAACAGCGTCTTGCACGCCTCGGGCTTGGCGGCCGCGATCTCGATGGCGGCGGTGTGCAGCTCGTGCGCGAGGGCGGCGGGGTCGAAAGCGCCCGTCAGGTCGGCGGAATGGTCAACGGTGATCTGCGGCATGGGCGTTCCCTGGGGCTTCCTCGTGCGGGCGAGGGCTGGTCGGGTGGCGGAGCCGTGTGAGCGCCGCCACGATGGGGCGACGAGTCTATCCGGGGACGTTCGGCGCACCGACCCGCAGGGTTGACCCTGGGGCCGGCGGGTGCCCGCCCTTCGCGTGCGGAACGCCGCCACCGCTGGTGGATGTGGTGGCAGTTGCGGAACAAGTCCCCCGGTGGGTCGCCGCGTTCAGCGACCAGGGCGGCTGCCTGCGCAGGGGCGCCGGCCGTGCTCCGCCAGGGCGGGCCACCGCAAGCGGGTGTTCCGGGGGCTCCGGTGGCCGAGGGCGCGAGGCTGCCCGGACGCATGCGCCCGGAGAGCTCCTGGGCCCTGTCGGCCTGCCGACAGCGGATCGCCTCGCCCGCCGGCTGGCGCGTGCCGCACACTCAAGCCCTTCGAGAATCCGTGATCATTCGCAGGCCAGCCGGAACGTGACCTCCTGGGCGGGAAGGTCCGGATCCGCCTCAAGGGTGACCCGCATGCCCGGTTGGGGCTGCGACAGGTAGGGCCACGTCTCACTGCGGGACCGGTTCACCAGGGGCGCGGTCACACAGAAGTCCTCCGCCATCCGCACCACGACCACGTACTTCTTGTCCGCCGGCGGCCCCGACGCCCGCACCTTCAGCAGGGTGCCACCACCGCTGCTCGCCGTGCGCACCAGGCGGTTCGAGGAGCACACAGGACACAGCATCCGCTGGTAGGACGGGGTTTCGCACCATTCACACCGCCGGAAGTGCAGGACGCCGTGGCGGACGGGCTGCCAGATCGCGGGCTTGCCTGTCCCGGCGCCGAGGACGAGCGGGACGTCGTACTGACGAAGCATGGAATCAGCTCCTCGTGAGGGGTGCCGGAGGTCGTCGACGGTCGGCGTCGAGGGCGGAGGGCGCGGGACGGGGGCGGGAGGTGCGAGTCGCCGAGCGCAACCGCGTCGTCCGGGGCCCGCCGAGTGAGGCTTTGGTACTCGATACCGAAAATACGGTACTCAGTCCTATCGCCCATGGCAACCGTTCCGGTCGCACGTTTCGCGGTGCGCGGCCATCCGCCCACCCGGGCGCGGGGTGCTGACTGGCTCCGCGCTCTTGTTCCGGGCGATGATGGCCGTCATGAGTAAGCCAGCGGCAAAGGACCGTCTAGCGGACGCGGCTTTCGCGCTGTTCGACGAGCGTGGTTACGAACAGACCACCATCGACGACATCGCCGAGCGGGCCGGGCTGGGGCGTACGACGTTCTTCCGTCACTACCGCACCAAGGAAGACGTGATCTTCCCCGATCACGACAGGATGCTCGACCTCGTCAGGCAGCGGCTCGACGCCTCGTCCGAGGGTGCGGCGCTGCTGGCGATCTCCGAAGCGGTCCGGCAGGTGCTGGCCCATTACGTCGAGGAAGGGGATCTCGCGCGCCGACGCTACCGGCTGACGAGCCGGGTCCCGGCCCTGCGCGAGCGTGAGATCGTCAGCGTCGCGCGCTACCAGCGGCTGTTCCGGAGCTTCATCTCCTCCGGCTTCAGCAAGGAGTCCCCTTCCGCTGAGCTCCGGGCGGAGTTGATGTCGGCCGCCGTGGTCGCGGCGCACAACCATGTGCTGCGCCGATGGCTGCGTGAGGAGACGGCCGACCCGCTCGCCGAGATGGAGGAGGCCATGCGGGAGGTGCTCACCCTGTTCCCGGCCGAGCGACTGAGAGGTGCCGGGGAGACGGGCGCGACGGTCGTGGCCTTTCGCACCTCGCGTGACGTCGAGTCCCTCATCCCTTTGTTGCGCCGGGCCATCGAGGGAGCCGACGACGTCTGAGTACCCGATGTCGCGGAGGGGACCCCACGACCACGACGTTGCGGGAGGCGCCCGTTCCCGATCGGCTTCGCCCGCAGACGTCGTACGGGACGGTGACGGCCGGCGCGTCACGGCGTAGGGCGCCCGAGGGCCGCCCGTGTCGTCGTCGCGGGGGCGTCCTCAATCCTCCCGGCACCGCCGCGCGAGGTGCACGGTGATGTCGGCGACCATCCCGACCCTCTCCGGCAGGACCCTGGTGATCCGGCTGAACGCGAGTTCGCGCTCCGGGGCCGGCAGGATCAGATAGGCGGAGACGGTCGACAGGTGGTTGACGTAGTCGCGCGCGCTCATCGTCAAGCGGCGCTCGATCAGGGACTGTTGAACATCGGTGAACCAGGCGGACCGCTGCAGCTCCGTACCCGGCCACTGCATGGCGTGGTCCGCGGGCGTCCCGTCCGGAGAGCGGATCTCATCGCTCTCCAAGAACGGCGCCCGTGCCG
Encoded proteins:
- a CDS encoding adenylyl cyclase, yielding MLRGAAVAAAAPLVGGVLAGSASASPVSTGSGHGSAAGLGPNVLVFDPSMGDAAIQARVDAVFATQQSNQFGSERYALAFLPGTYKVDVNVGFYTHVLGLGQNPGDVVINGHVTVDAQWLEGNGTQNFWRTAENLTIVPPDGLERWAVAQAGPMRRVHIKGNMTLWPSPPGNQWSSGGFLADSVVDGQVESGSQQQWLSRNDTFGSWTGSNWNMVFVGVQGAPAQSFPTPPYTTVDRTPVVREKPFLTADRHGDYQVFVPALRRESTGTSWARGRAEGRSVPLSQFHVARPGDSVAAINLALALGKHLLITPGVYSLASPLRVVRPGTVVLGLGLATLRSTHGNTVMEVADVPGVSVAGVLFEAGSAHTPVLLRVGHGPSLFRHTTDPTALFDVYARIGGAVPGGADISVQIDSNDVICDNLWLWRADHGLDDTVGWAVNPAGTGIVVNGDHVTAYALAVEHYQNYEVLWQGEHGNTYFFQNEHPYDVPTQSAWRHGSTLGYAAYKVADRVRNHHAWGLGSYCFFNLNADIYTDRAYELPDTPGVVFTDLMTVCLNGAGGGGILHCVNNTGDPVQNGFGTYNMTSYSDGTGSV
- a CDS encoding SDR family oxidoreductase; translation: MHVALTGATGFLGLRLLRRLLATQASLTVLTHAGSGDARHRITRFLELSGTEDALIASLPGRLRVVEIELEQPRLGLSGDDFQELADGIDAIWHSAGSINLEGDLAQLRRINVEGTRHVLELAAAGRRRPLIRHVSTSFVAGARREGVAYEDELDDTYGFENAYERSKYEAERLVRAWSREHGRPVVVVRPSILVTDLPAHPDLPAHPLQVIERILRDSMRTAGLDGDGAPGGHRPRMRLVGHPHGHLNLMPVEDAAEIMLRLASRPASAGVDTYHVVHGHDVPASAIVSLLARLTHLDLGLVAEKPGDASALEALMDFYPGFTAYLSHRRRFDDTRVRTLFGPPASAVRVDLDYLWSGLGPRRVTTA
- a CDS encoding TetR/AcrR family transcriptional regulator encodes the protein MSKPAAKDRLADAAFALFDERGYEQTTIDDIAERAGLGRTTFFRHYRTKEDVIFPDHDRMLDLVRQRLDASSEGAALLAISEAVRQVLAHYVEEGDLARRRYRLTSRVPALREREIVSVARYQRLFRSFISSGFSKESPSAELRAELMSAAVVAAHNHVLRRWLREETADPLAEMEEAMREVLTLFPAERLRGAGETGATVVAFRTSRDVESLIPLLRRAIEGADDV
- a CDS encoding 5-carboxymethyl-2-hydroxymuconate Delta-isomerase, with protein sequence MPQITVDHSADLTGAFDPAALAHELHTAAIEIAAAKPEACKTLFRPCPITVVGHDTDGHAVVHVTVGLLAGRTEETRTRLADTLLEQVRRHVKTDGGTALHASVEIRDLDPTYRKFDA
- a CDS encoding class I SAM-dependent methyltransferase; translated protein: MTVTATEPDGAMLAELRKHVPAGVRTVQATFEDVRPGETYELVYAAAALHWTKPEGRWSRTAALLEPGGVFASFGGPVRLADPAVEEAVRTARAPFLESDEIRSPDGTPADHAMQWPGTELQRSAWFTDVQQSLIERRLTMSARDYVNHLSTVSAYLILPAPERELAFSRITRVLPERVGMVADITVHLARRCRED